Proteins encoded together in one Desulfosporosinus meridiei DSM 13257 window:
- a CDS encoding BlaI/MecI/CopY family transcriptional regulator, with translation MNQLKLCESEYRFAAIVWQNEPLGSGELVTLCDQQLGWKKSTTYTVLKKLCERGILKNENALVTALVPQAQVQKFESEQLINRTFGGSLPGFITAFMNEKKLSWQEAEQLKKLIDSYKEE, from the coding sequence TTGAACCAGCTTAAACTCTGTGAAAGTGAATATCGTTTTGCGGCCATTGTTTGGCAAAATGAACCCCTTGGCTCCGGCGAGTTGGTGACTCTCTGCGACCAACAGCTGGGCTGGAAGAAGTCCACCACCTATACTGTCCTGAAAAAGCTCTGTGAGCGGGGGATTCTAAAAAACGAAAATGCCCTGGTGACAGCTCTTGTTCCCCAAGCCCAAGTACAGAAGTTTGAAAGCGAACAGTTGATTAACCGTACCTTTGGCGGCTCTTTACCCGGCTTTATTACAGCCTTTATGAATGAGAAAAAATTAAGTTGGCAAGAGGCTGAGCAGCTAAAGAAGCTCATCGACAGCTATAAGGAGGAGTAG